A genomic segment from Pseudomonas sp. M30-35 encodes:
- a CDS encoding ATP-binding protein, translating to MPAFFLRYRVGLTVLLIAIGLLGSMWLAGRYAQQRAWQERSVEARGQLQLYAQSIHTLVERFSSVPEVLSLDSDIKAVLSSPDDLLLRAALNHRLEQLNRAAGSNVLYLLNVEGDTLAASNWREWSSFVGNNYAFRPYFRDALKQSSGRYFAVGVTTGIPGYFLSHVVLDDHGQVIGVLVVKLELEELQREWVEQSGILLVADTYNVVILSNRPAWRFRTLSELSDQARNELIEVRKYAEQALKPLPSQLRLQINPESQWRTVDGPDGKQDYLWQSQPLADEGWNLYLLVEPQSVVDSVRSYRLAAAGVWMTLAFLLLFLLQRRKNHRLQASIRERLEQEVSLRTAELREAQDGLVHAAKMAALGQMSAAMAHEVNQPLTAMRMQLGSLRLLLDSGRQTDVYAGLQRIDGLLERMASLTSHLKTFARKSPAGLSERLQLGEVLDQALQLLTPRIRSESVQLCNQVDYNVHVLGDAIRLEQVLLNLLNNALDAMTQTENAQLEVVIQRCAEQCVLTVADNGGGIAGDNLSHVFDPFFTTKPVGQGLGLGLAVSYGIVQELGGTLEVSNSSVGAVFTLKLPVAPEP from the coding sequence ATGCCAGCTTTTTTTCTTCGATACCGTGTGGGACTTACCGTTCTGCTGATTGCCATTGGCCTGCTTGGCAGTATGTGGTTGGCCGGGCGCTATGCACAGCAACGTGCCTGGCAGGAACGTAGCGTCGAGGCGCGCGGTCAGTTACAGCTGTATGCGCAATCCATACACACCCTGGTTGAGCGTTTTAGCTCGGTACCTGAGGTGCTCTCACTCGACAGCGATATCAAAGCGGTGCTCAGTTCGCCGGATGACCTGTTGCTGCGAGCAGCGCTAAATCATCGGCTGGAGCAATTGAATCGGGCTGCCGGTTCAAACGTGCTTTATCTACTTAACGTTGAGGGTGACACGCTAGCGGCCAGTAACTGGCGTGAGTGGAGCAGCTTTGTCGGCAATAACTATGCATTCCGCCCCTATTTTCGTGACGCGCTAAAGCAATCTTCAGGGCGTTATTTTGCGGTAGGGGTGACGACCGGGATACCCGGCTACTTTCTCTCGCATGTGGTGCTCGACGACCACGGTCAAGTCATTGGCGTATTGGTGGTCAAGCTGGAGCTCGAAGAGCTGCAGCGCGAATGGGTCGAGCAATCGGGCATCTTGCTGGTGGCGGATACTTATAACGTAGTGATTCTGAGTAATCGCCCAGCATGGCGTTTTCGAACACTGAGTGAACTGAGTGATCAAGCGCGAAATGAGCTGATTGAGGTGCGAAAATATGCAGAACAAGCGCTAAAACCTCTTCCCAGCCAGTTACGCTTGCAGATTAACCCCGAATCACAATGGCGTACCGTCGATGGCCCGGACGGTAAGCAGGATTATCTCTGGCAGAGCCAGCCGTTGGCGGACGAAGGCTGGAATCTGTACTTGCTGGTTGAGCCCCAAAGTGTGGTCGACAGTGTGCGCAGCTATCGATTGGCCGCCGCAGGTGTGTGGATGACCCTGGCATTTTTACTGCTGTTCCTGCTTCAGCGGCGTAAAAATCATCGCTTGCAAGCGAGTATCCGTGAGCGTTTAGAGCAGGAGGTTAGCCTGCGTACAGCAGAGCTGCGCGAGGCCCAGGACGGTTTAGTACACGCGGCGAAAATGGCAGCCTTGGGGCAAATGTCTGCGGCGATGGCGCATGAAGTCAATCAACCGCTTACAGCCATGCGCATGCAACTGGGAAGCTTACGCTTGCTACTCGACAGCGGGCGCCAAACGGATGTGTATGCAGGCTTGCAACGTATCGATGGTTTGCTTGAGCGTATGGCTTCATTGACCAGTCATTTGAAAACCTTTGCCCGCAAGAGTCCGGCCGGGCTCAGTGAGCGCTTGCAGCTTGGCGAGGTTCTGGATCAGGCACTACAGCTGTTAACACCGCGAATACGTAGCGAAAGCGTGCAACTTTGCAATCAAGTTGATTACAACGTACATGTTCTGGGTGATGCAATTCGCCTTGAGCAGGTGTTGCTCAACTTACTCAATAACGCTTTGGATGCCATGACTCAAACTGAAAATGCACAGCTTGAGGTGGTTATCCAGCGTTGTGCTGAGCAATGCGTGCTGACGGTCGCCGATAATGGTGGTGGCATTGCTGGGGATAACTTGAGCCATGTGTTCGATCCGTTCTTTACCACCAAGCCAGTCGGCCAAGGCCTGGGTTTGGGCTTAGCCGTGTCGTACGGCATCGTCCAGGAATTAGGCGGCACGCTAGAAGTATCTAACAGCTCTGTGGGCGCGGTTTTCACCCTGAAACTGCCGGTTGCGCCAGAGCCTTAA
- the cfaB gene encoding C17 cyclopropane fatty acid synthase CfaB, giving the protein MIQFIPPVLRSLQLPLRLKLWDGNQLDLGPRPQVTLVIKDPSLVMQLSNPSLDVLGGAYVEGRVELEGKMSDIIKVGVDLSEALVPDDNPAAVEHELHDKATDAAAISYHYDLSNEFYALWLDPEMVYSCGYFATGSESLEQAQLEKIRLLCRKLRLQPGDKLLDVGCGWGGFARLAAREFGAKVYGITLSAEQLKLARERVAEQGLDNQVELQLMDYRDLPQDGRFDKVVSVGMFEHVGYANLPEYCQCLYGAVKPGGLVMNHGITARHTDGRAVGHGAGNFIGKYVFPHGELPHLSVMTAALSDAGLEVVDVESLRLHYARTLNFWSERLETQLDRAALMVPEQALRIWRLYLAGCAYGFAQGWMNLHQILAVKPLLNGGHDLPWSRADIYS; this is encoded by the coding sequence ATGATTCAATTTATACCGCCGGTATTACGAAGCCTGCAATTGCCGTTGCGCTTGAAATTATGGGACGGCAATCAGCTTGATCTCGGCCCTCGGCCGCAGGTTACGCTGGTGATCAAGGATCCCAGCCTCGTAATGCAACTGAGTAATCCAAGTCTCGATGTTCTTGGGGGCGCTTACGTTGAGGGTCGTGTTGAGTTAGAAGGCAAGATGAGCGACATCATTAAGGTCGGTGTTGATCTCAGTGAGGCGCTGGTGCCTGACGATAACCCCGCCGCGGTTGAACATGAGCTGCATGACAAAGCCACTGATGCTGCCGCCATAAGCTATCACTACGACCTGTCCAACGAGTTTTATGCGCTCTGGCTCGACCCGGAGATGGTCTATTCGTGCGGCTATTTTGCAACCGGCAGTGAGTCGCTGGAACAAGCCCAATTGGAAAAAATACGCTTGCTGTGCCGAAAGCTGCGCCTGCAACCTGGTGACAAACTGCTTGATGTCGGCTGTGGTTGGGGCGGTTTCGCACGGTTGGCTGCACGTGAGTTTGGCGCAAAGGTTTACGGCATTACCCTCAGTGCCGAGCAACTGAAATTAGCGCGCGAGCGAGTTGCGGAGCAAGGCCTGGACAACCAGGTAGAGCTACAACTGATGGATTATCGCGACCTGCCGCAGGATGGTCGATTCGATAAAGTGGTCAGTGTCGGTATGTTCGAGCATGTGGGTTACGCCAATCTGCCGGAGTATTGCCAGTGCTTGTATGGCGCAGTCAAACCCGGCGGCTTGGTAATGAATCATGGGATTACCGCGCGGCATACAGATGGTCGTGCGGTTGGCCATGGGGCGGGTAATTTTATCGGCAAATATGTTTTTCCACATGGTGAGTTGCCCCATCTTTCTGTCATGACTGCTGCACTGAGTGATGCAGGATTGGAAGTGGTCGATGTCGAAAGCCTGCGCCTGCATTACGCGCGGACCTTGAACTTTTGGAGTGAAAGGCTCGAAACGCAACTGGATAGAGCTGCGCTAATGGTTCCAGAGCAAGCGCTGCGAATTTGGCGTTTGTATCTGGCGGGGTGCGCGTATGGTTTTGCCCAGGGCTGGATGAACTTGCACCAAATATTGGCGGTTAAGCCACTTTTGAATGGCGGTCACGATTTGCCGTGGTCGCGTGCAGATATCTATTCTTGA
- a CDS encoding DNA-binding domain-containing protein, producing MRLNQWQQEIETYLLGDESVANPELRATLVGSANLDVDMGLAIYHNAYRARLIETLRGDYSAVHGWMGDEEFDALALAYINAYPPDHFSLRWLGARFAEFIEAHLIPEQAEPLAELARFEWAFTLSFDAADGQPLTEALLASLQADEWPNLQTRLLPSVQWQTLRYNTLALWRALKDDSEFPGSHALEQESVCLIWRNGLISRYRTLAPDEASALYKMAVQGGSFAELCADLTPLGDHAMGQAITWIRQWLADGTLQRHIGEPVVYQVDSIINQ from the coding sequence ATGCGGCTGAATCAGTGGCAGCAAGAGATTGAAACCTATTTGCTAGGGGATGAGTCGGTCGCCAATCCTGAACTACGCGCCACATTGGTGGGCAGCGCGAATCTTGATGTCGATATGGGGTTGGCGATTTATCACAACGCCTATCGTGCCCGGCTGATTGAAACCTTGCGCGGCGATTACAGCGCTGTGCACGGTTGGATGGGCGATGAAGAGTTTGATGCCCTGGCCCTGGCCTATATCAATGCCTATCCGCCAGACCATTTCAGCTTGCGCTGGCTGGGTGCTCGATTTGCCGAGTTTATCGAGGCTCATCTTATCCCTGAGCAGGCCGAACCATTAGCGGAGCTTGCGCGTTTTGAATGGGCTTTCACCCTGTCATTCGATGCAGCAGATGGTCAGCCGCTAACAGAAGCCTTGCTCGCCAGTTTGCAGGCTGATGAGTGGCCAAATCTGCAAACACGCTTGTTGCCAAGTGTGCAGTGGCAAACTCTGCGCTACAACACCCTGGCGTTATGGCGCGCCCTGAAAGACGATAGCGAATTTCCGGGCAGTCATGCGCTGGAGCAAGAGTCAGTCTGTTTGATTTGGCGTAATGGCTTGATTAGCCGCTATCGTACACTTGCACCTGATGAAGCCAGTGCGCTCTACAAAATGGCCGTGCAAGGTGGCAGTTTTGCCGAGCTCTGCGCTGATCTTACACCTCTAGGTGATCACGCAATGGGTCAGGCCATCACATGGATTCGCCAGTGGCTGGCTGACGGAACCTTGCAGCGTCACATTGGTGAGCCAGTCGTCTATCAGGTCGATAGCATCATCAATCAGTAA
- a CDS encoding DUF692 domain-containing protein, producing the protein MPAKSDCLGYGLGLRIPYYQEILEQRPDVDWFEVISENFMIEGGKALYHLDAVAEHYPVVMHGVSLSIGGPHEMDRDYLKRLKLLADRVKPQWISDHLCWSRGNAHHLHDLLPLPFTDESLQHVAARVRQVQDVIERPLVLENASTYIRTAGDKFTEWEFLSELTAITGCDLLLDVNNVYVSARNHGFDPWTYISSLPVDKIRQLHLAGHTDYGTYVIDTHDHPVCDPVWQLYERTIKHLGPVATMIERDDHYPPFAELMAELQKARELGAKALQAESLCG; encoded by the coding sequence ATGCCTGCTAAGTCAGACTGTCTTGGCTACGGCCTAGGACTGCGAATTCCCTACTATCAAGAAATCCTGGAACAACGACCTGATGTCGATTGGTTCGAGGTGATTTCTGAAAATTTCATGATTGAGGGTGGCAAAGCCCTTTATCACTTAGACGCGGTCGCTGAGCACTATCCAGTAGTGATGCACGGTGTATCGTTGTCGATTGGCGGTCCACACGAGATGGATCGCGATTACCTCAAACGTCTAAAGCTGCTGGCAGATCGGGTCAAACCGCAATGGATATCTGACCATCTGTGCTGGAGTCGCGGTAATGCCCATCACCTGCACGATTTGCTACCACTGCCTTTCACTGATGAAAGTTTGCAGCACGTAGCGGCGCGCGTTCGCCAGGTACAGGACGTCATTGAGCGTCCGCTGGTGCTGGAAAATGCTTCAACCTATATCCGCACCGCTGGCGACAAGTTCACCGAGTGGGAGTTTCTCTCGGAACTGACAGCAATCACTGGCTGCGATTTACTACTGGATGTAAACAATGTTTACGTCAGCGCGCGTAATCATGGTTTTGACCCGTGGACCTACATCAGCAGCCTGCCTGTGGATAAGATCCGCCAGCTGCATTTGGCCGGGCATACCGATTACGGCACTTATGTGATTGATACTCACGATCACCCAGTATGTGACCCCGTTTGGCAGTTGTACGAACGCACTATCAAACATCTGGGGCCGGTCGCGACCATGATCGAGCGTGATGATCACTACCCGCCATTTGCCGAGTTGATGGCTGAGCTGCAAAAAGCCCGCGAGTTAGGCGCGAAAGCCCTTCAGGCGGAGTCACTATGCGGCTGA